The Glycine soja cultivar W05 chromosome 3, ASM419377v2, whole genome shotgun sequence genome window below encodes:
- the LOC114405025 gene encoding uncharacterized protein LOC114405025 — MKKTDQEALTFICQGLDEGMSEMVSNASTSKEAWEILRTSLESVDKVKKLRLQTLCGKFESLCMKEFKSILDFGNRVVMVVNQMKCYRENTKDVCFVENVLHSLIAKSDFVVCAIEESKYIESMTADQLLGLIQAYEERFKRRNNEPLEQVLKAKASFKENGEEKSQRGCACGRGSEHGGGRGDRDNCDNNEKSYQPTRGYERGRGRDNFGRTNEKKANLVDEKEEDEEATLLLAHNSEENNDKNFGQLVEKGYEVLMKDNCLWLKDQNSNLIAKVFMSRNKMFTLSIKTNEAKCLKASMKDEAWCWHMRFDHL; from the exons atgaagaagacgGATCAAGAAGCACTTACCTTCATCTGTCAAGGTTTAGATGAAGGTATGTCTGAGATGGTGTCCAATGCTTCTACCTCCAAAGAAGCATGGGAGATTTTAAGGACATCCCTTGAAAGTGTTGACAAGGTGAAAAAGTTGCGTCTACAAACTCTTTGTGGAAAGTTTGAATCCTTGTGCATGAAGGAATTCAAGTCAATTTTGGATTTTGGAAATAGGGTGGTAATGGTTGTGAACCAAATGAAGTGTTATAGGGAGAATACGAAAgatgtttgttttgtagagaATGTTCTTCATTCTCTAATTGCAAAATCTGATTTTGTGGTTTGTGCAATTGAAGAGTCAAAGTACATCGAATCAATGACTGCGGACCAATTATTGGGTTTAATTCAAGCATATGAAGAAAGgttcaaaagaagaaataatgAGCCTTTGGAGCAAGTTCTTAAAGCCAAAgcttcttttaaagaaaatggagaagaaaaaAGTCAAAGAGGATGTGCTTGTGGAAGAGGTAGTGaacatggtggaggaagaggagATCGTGACAATTgtgataataatgaaaaaagttaTCAACCCACTAGAGGTTATGAAAGAGGAAGAGGTAGAGACAATTTTGGAAGAACAAATGAAA AAAAAGCTAATCTTGTTgatgagaaagaagaagatgaagaggcAACACTATTGCTAGCACATAATAGTGAAGAGAATAATGATAAGAACTTTG GACAACTTGTTGAGAAGGGGTATGAAGTTCTCATGAAAGATAATTGTTTGTGGCTTAAAGATCAAAACTCTAATTTGATTGCCAAGGTGTTTATGTCAAGAAATAAAATGTTCACTTTGAGCATTAAGACCAATGAAGCAAAATGCTTAAAGGCTAGCATGAAAGATGAAGCATGGTGTTGGCATATGAGGTTTGACCACTTGTGA